A genome region from Variovorax paradoxus includes the following:
- a CDS encoding LysR family transcriptional regulator yields the protein MDLQSLTLLVEILDAGNLSAAARRLKMSRANVSYHLNQLERSVGAQLVRRTTRRAEPTEIGLRLYQHGVAIQGELLAARESVTELGQGLQGRVRLSVPSGYGQLVMADWLIDFKRQYPGIVLDVVFENRIEDLLRDEVDIAIRVIPEPPQNLVAREMGPVRYVACASAGYAAKHPLPTQLDALQGAPVVTAAVIGRQLRVSAYQGQNLGEVRREVILEPTLISENFLFLRQAILAGLGIGLVPDYVVQEDVRRGDVVTTLDDWRLSIFGTQMFMLYMPNRQHTRAIRTFIDFVLERVRLPQEPVPRRSLPSAS from the coding sequence ATGGACCTGCAATCGCTCACCCTGCTGGTGGAAATCCTCGATGCGGGCAACCTGAGCGCGGCGGCCCGCCGGCTCAAGATGAGCCGCGCCAACGTGAGCTACCACCTGAACCAGCTGGAGCGCTCGGTGGGCGCGCAGCTGGTGCGCCGCACCACCCGGCGCGCCGAGCCGACCGAGATCGGCCTGCGGCTGTACCAGCACGGCGTGGCCATCCAGGGCGAACTGCTGGCCGCGCGCGAATCGGTCACCGAACTGGGCCAGGGCCTGCAGGGCCGCGTGCGGCTGAGCGTGCCCAGCGGCTACGGGCAGCTGGTCATGGCCGACTGGCTGATCGACTTCAAGCGCCAGTACCCCGGCATCGTGCTCGACGTGGTGTTCGAGAACCGCATCGAGGACCTGCTGCGCGACGAGGTCGACATCGCCATCCGGGTGATTCCCGAGCCGCCGCAGAACCTGGTGGCGCGCGAGATGGGGCCGGTGCGCTACGTGGCCTGCGCTTCAGCCGGCTACGCAGCGAAGCATCCGCTGCCCACCCAGCTCGACGCGCTGCAGGGCGCGCCGGTGGTCACGGCCGCCGTCATCGGCCGGCAACTGCGCGTGTCGGCCTACCAGGGCCAGAACCTGGGAGAGGTGCGGCGCGAGGTGATCCTCGAGCCGACGCTCATTTCGGAGAATTTTCTGTTCCTGCGCCAGGCCATCCTCGCGGGCCTGGGCATCGGGCTGGTGCCCGACTACGTGGTGCAGGAGGACGTGCGCCGCGGCGACGTCGTGACCACGCTGGACGACTGGCGCCTGAGCATCTTCGGAACGCAGATGTTCATGCTGTACATGCCGAACCGCCAGCACACGCGGGCGATCCGGACCTTCATCGACTTCGTGCTGGAGCGGGTGCGCCTGCCTCAGGAGCCGGTGCCGCGGCGGTCCTTGCCTTCGGCCTCGTAG